The Mercenaria mercenaria strain notata chromosome 1, MADL_Memer_1, whole genome shotgun sequence nucleotide sequence TAAGTACAAGGCAATTCATGTATCTAAAAACGCACTAGAACAAAACTGTCGTTGGGCATTTACACTTTTCCCAAAACGACtgtcttttaaatacataaatatcacCACATAAATTATACTTTGTCAATTCCTGAGAACATATTGTGAAACCGGTTTCAAATATTGGAATGATTCTTAACTTTTTGAAAAGTGCGTTATTATAGTGGGCATGTTTATTCTTGAACCCCTCATAATTTCCGCCGTTTTTGGTTGTTTGGTGCACAGCAAGAACCGTTTCAGATAGATCAATGACGTCAATGCGCATGTTACATATCACGTGACCAACAATCCAATTATCGTAGGCTAAACGTCCTATAACGACGTCAATAATCTTTTTCCAAGGGAAAGCTGCATTGGTTATAAAATAATCTTCCGCATTTGGATAAAATAACTTGCCTCTTTCTTTTGAAATCTTTTCCAAACTTGAAAATGAATCGGTTTCATTTGGTAAAACATGTTCCACATTTATGCGACGTCCAACAAGAAATATAGGTTTTGACGTATTTTTTATTCGTAAAACTGCCTCTAGTGTATCTGTTAGTTTATTTGTAAACAGAATATCCGCATTTACATAGCCAAAAAGTTTGGAAGAAGGGTGTGTTTTCATAACAGTTAGAAACATCCACTTAAGAACTGGAGCACCACCACCTGCGTGACGCAGGATGGGCAACGTTCTAGCACCAAATGATTTTGCAAGTTTTTCGTCTTCTGTAGAATTTGTGAATACAACAACTTCCACTTTCGGTTTAAGGTTTGCCCAGTTTCGTAATGTTAACGTATGGATATGATCTTTGGAGGCATCTCGTGGCCATGTTGTAAACAGAATTATCACAGGATTTGAAATATTAGCAGCAGCGGTTTTACTACTTTTATTGGTCGATCTACAGAAATCGACCAGCTTTTTTACTGCAGTGTTAAACGATTCTTCTGTGTCCGTTTTGTCTTCAAACTTCCTACACGACTCCGGCAAAGTTTCTTCCAATGAGAGCGCGCCATTTTTGCGGATATACATCGCCGTACCATCTATCACATTGTCCACTGAGCATGCGTAGTACTGACTCTT carries:
- the LOC123543517 gene encoding uncharacterized protein LOC123543517 — its product is MYSSSVTFKFIVILSVLTILNMAFFGITWHKKSQYYACSVDNVIDGTAMYIRKNGALSLEETLPESCRKFEDKTDTEESFNTAVKKLVDFCRSTNKSSKTAAANISNPVIILFTTWPRDASKDHIHTLTLRNWANLKPKVEVVVFTNSTEDEKLAKSFGARTLPILRHAGGGAPVLKWMFLTVMKTHPSSKLFGYVNADILFTNKLTDTLEAVLRIKNTSKPIFLVGRRINVEHVLPNETDSFSSLEKISKERGKLFYPNAEDYFITNAAFPWKKIIDVVIGRLAYDNWIVGHVICNMRIDVIDLSETVLAVHQTTKNGGNYEGFKNKHAHYNNALFKKLRIIPIFETGFTICSQELTKYNLCGDIYVFKRQSFWEKCKCPTTVLF